From the Bdellovibrio reynosensis genome, one window contains:
- a CDS encoding cysteine desulfurase family protein, translated as MHIDKGIYLDYNATTPVDPVVFHAMEPYFKEHFGNPASAAHHWGWIAENATNKARTQVASLIGAKPNEITFTAGATESNNWAIFGLISKLREENPQEPLHFITSTVEHSSIMKAMAAAEKLGVEVDFLPVNSYGQVEIETLKKAIKPHTKLMSFIWVNNEIGTINPIAEIAKIAKENQIYFHTDATQAFGKLPMNVTDLGIDLMSFSAHKVYGPKGIGGLYIRSKDPKVLINPLIYGGGQEKGLRSGTLNVPAIVGMGVAAELCKNTLEHEYERQLQLRNFFWEKLKAAIPGIILNGHPTERAPNNLNVSFPGHKSEQLLPRLQKLGVSTGSACGTGSMSLSHVLLGIGVAPDVVPCTLRLSIGRWTTQEELERAVEILKGSISH; from the coding sequence ATGCATATCGACAAAGGTATCTACCTTGATTACAACGCCACGACTCCGGTAGACCCTGTTGTTTTCCATGCTATGGAGCCTTACTTTAAAGAGCATTTTGGAAACCCAGCAAGTGCCGCCCATCACTGGGGTTGGATAGCTGAAAATGCGACTAACAAAGCTCGCACGCAGGTCGCTTCTTTGATCGGCGCAAAACCAAATGAAATCACGTTCACAGCTGGCGCTACGGAATCAAATAACTGGGCAATTTTTGGTTTGATTTCAAAATTGCGCGAAGAAAATCCGCAAGAGCCTTTGCACTTTATCACAAGCACGGTTGAACACAGTTCAATTATGAAGGCCATGGCCGCTGCGGAAAAATTGGGAGTGGAAGTAGACTTCCTTCCCGTAAATTCCTATGGCCAAGTTGAAATTGAAACTTTAAAAAAAGCCATCAAACCGCATACGAAATTGATGAGTTTTATTTGGGTGAATAACGAAATCGGCACGATCAATCCGATTGCTGAGATCGCAAAAATCGCCAAAGAAAATCAAATTTATTTCCATACCGATGCCACCCAAGCCTTTGGAAAACTTCCAATGAACGTAACAGATCTTGGGATTGATTTGATGTCTTTTTCTGCTCATAAAGTCTACGGCCCAAAAGGGATCGGTGGTCTTTACATTCGCAGTAAAGATCCAAAAGTTTTGATCAATCCGCTGATCTATGGCGGCGGCCAAGAAAAAGGACTTCGCTCTGGAACTTTGAATGTACCAGCGATTGTTGGAATGGGTGTGGCTGCAGAACTTTGCAAAAACACTTTAGAACATGAATACGAGCGCCAACTGCAGCTTAGAAATTTCTTTTGGGAAAAACTAAAAGCCGCGATTCCAGGAATTATTCTTAACGGTCATCCTACGGAAAGAGCGCCGAATAATTTAAACGTCAGTTTCCCTGGCCATAAGAGCGAACAGCTTTTACCACGCTTGCAAAAACTTGGGGTTAGCACGGGTTCTGCCTGTGGGACTGGTTCAATGTCACTAAGCCATGTTCTTTTAGGCATTGGTGTAGCGCCAGATGTGGTTCCATGCACTTTAAGATTAAGCATTGGCCGTTGGACCACCCAGGAAGAATTAGAGCGCGCTGTGGAAATCCTAAAGGGATCTATTTCCCACTAA
- a CDS encoding HesB/IscA family protein translates to MIQISSEAALKLASLKKEEGKDDSAFLRVEVKKGGCSGLSYKMNFDSESRTGDKMFESHGQKIAVDPQSMLYILGMTLEYSGGLNGKGFVFNNPNANKHCGCGSSFNV, encoded by the coding sequence ATGATCCAAATTTCAAGTGAAGCAGCTTTAAAATTAGCTTCTTTAAAAAAAGAAGAAGGTAAAGACGACAGCGCATTTCTTCGCGTTGAAGTGAAAAAAGGCGGCTGTTCAGGTTTGTCTTACAAAATGAATTTCGATTCTGAATCGCGCACCGGCGATAAAATGTTTGAATCCCACGGTCAAAAAATCGCGGTTGATCCTCAAAGCATGCTTTATATTTTAGGTATGACTCTAGAATACTCTGGCGGATTGAATGGCAAGGGCTTCGTATTCAACAATCCTAATGCTAATAAGCATTGCGGCTGCGGATCTAGCTTTAACGTCTGA